A region of Bacteroidota bacterium DNA encodes the following proteins:
- a CDS encoding gliding motility-associated C-terminal domain-containing protein, translated as MSALNKYLFLVFCFIILSSISSLAQLAITPSVTNATCPDSSNGSISVIVSGGTTPYTYQWLPDLQTTSSITGISPGTYSITVTDNIGSSSTASYVVGPTPFADNADIQSPFCTSNGHIVLIPIGGTAPYQFSWSTGSTNQSITSIGEGVYSVVVTDANNCSVTYSYPLTETECFVTPEPYFTPNGDGINDTWFISNAQYFDNAHVIVFDRWGTRVHEQRGTYEPWNGKSYLGISVPVAVYYYFFYQEKDDKQKNSKSGSVTIMR; from the coding sequence ATGAGTGCATTAAATAAATATTTATTTCTTGTTTTCTGTTTCATCATTCTTAGTTCTATTTCTTCTTTAGCGCAATTAGCCATTACTCCCTCTGTAACAAATGCAACCTGTCCTGATTCATCAAATGGAAGCATATCTGTTATTGTTTCTGGAGGCACAACGCCTTATACATATCAGTGGCTTCCTGATTTGCAAACAACTTCTTCTATAACAGGAATTTCTCCCGGAACTTATTCTATTACGGTAACTGATAATATAGGAAGCAGTTCAACAGCATCTTATGTAGTAGGTCCGACACCTTTTGCTGACAATGCAGACATTCAATCGCCCTTTTGTACAAGTAACGGTCATATTGTTCTCATTCCAATAGGAGGAACTGCACCTTATCAATTTTCATGGAGCACAGGCAGTACAAATCAAAGCATCACAAGTATTGGAGAAGGAGTTTATTCCGTAGTTGTTACTGATGCAAATAATTGTTCTGTTACATATTCTTACCCGCTTACAGAAACCGAATGTTTTGTAACTCCTGAACCGTACTTCACTCCGAATGGGGACGGAATTAACGATACTTGGTTTATTTCCAATGCACAATATTTTGATAATGCCCATGTGATTGTTTTTGACCGTTGGGGAACACGCGTTCATGAACAACGCGGTACCTATGAACCATGGAATGGAAAAAGTTATCTTGGCATTTCCGTTCCTGTTGCTGTATATTATTATTTCTTTTATCAGGAAAAAGATGACAAGCAAAAAAATTCTAAAAGCGGAAGCGTAACCATCATGAGATAA
- a CDS encoding tetratricopeptide repeat protein: MKYFFKILFLLFLFFIFSFLISFSQDTPSSLLKSAKQKEEVKDFKGMVEDCSKAISLKADFDSAYCLRGLAYLKTGDMKNASSDFNKAVKINPKYSDAHSFRGILKASHEDYIGAVKDLSRAIELNPTNPKSFYNRAIAEAYMSDYADAVEDLTEAIKLKPDYIEAYYSRAYWQDVSGSYYEAIDDYKKVIELNPKHIEAYIGMATVKYMNNEKQSACEDLKKAIEIGSIKAEELSNIFCK, encoded by the coding sequence TTGAAATATTTTTTTAAAATATTATTTCTTCTATTTTTATTTTTTATTTTTTCTTTTTTAATTTCCTTTTCCCAGGATACTCCTTCTTCTCTTTTAAAATCCGCCAAACAGAAAGAAGAGGTAAAGGACTTCAAAGGAATGGTTGAAGATTGTTCTAAAGCAATTTCCCTGAAAGCCGATTTTGACAGTGCCTATTGTTTGAGAGGACTTGCGTATCTCAAAACAGGCGATATGAAAAATGCATCTTCCGATTTTAACAAGGCAGTAAAGATTAATCCGAAATATTCTGATGCACATTCATTCAGAGGAATTCTAAAAGCATCACATGAAGATTATATAGGAGCAGTAAAAGACTTAAGCCGAGCGATAGAACTGAATCCTACGAATCCAAAATCATTTTATAACCGGGCCATTGCAGAGGCCTATATGTCGGATTACGCAGATGCTGTGGAAGATTTAACCGAAGCAATAAAATTAAAACCTGATTATATTGAAGCGTATTACAGCCGCGCCTACTGGCAGGATGTGAGCGGAAGCTATTACGAGGCAATTGATGATTATAAAAAAGTAATTGAATTGAATCCAAAGCATATTGAAGCGTATATCGGCATGGCAACCGTGAAATACATGAACAATGAAAAACAATCCGCCTGCGAGGATTTAAAAAAGGCAATTGAAATAGGAAGCATCAAGGCGGAGGAACTCAGTAATATATTTTGTAAATGA
- the purL gene encoding phosphoribosylformylglycinamidine synthase subunit PurL, which produces MSALVKEKEIEVTVETAKELGLLPEEFEKIKKVLGRNPNFTELSIYSVMWSEHCSYKNSIKWLKTLPREGKNLLAKAGEENAGLVDIGNGLACAFKIESHNHPSAIEPYQGAATGVGGINRDIFTMGARPIAQLNSLRFGDLQLEKTKWLVKGVVKGIGDYGNAFGIPTVGGEVYFDECYNVNPLVNAMSAGIVKVGETVSATSHGVGNKIYIVGSATGKDGIHGAAFASKDITENSADDLPSVQVGDPFQEKILLEASLEVAKTGALIGMQDMGAAGITCSTSEMSAKGEHGMKIYLDKVPLRQQNMAAWEILLSESQERMLMVTKKGKEKIVEQILDKWDIPYAVIGVVTDTKRLEYFLDGELIADVPAESLVLGGGAPVYSRESKEPAYFSEAKKFSAEKINEPKDLIEAGKFLLSHPNICSKRWVYHQYDSMVGTVNQSTNSPSDAAIVNLKETECALAFKVDCNSRYVYADPEMGAAIAVSEAARNIVCSGGEPLAITNCLNFGNPYNPEVFWQFVSVIKGMGEACKKFNTPVTGGNVSFYNQSSYEGPVFPTPVIGMLGILDKKNKMTLDFKQEGDLIYLIGEMRDNISCSEYLYSYQKVKLSPAPYFNLEEEFKVQEAVKEVIKKNLIQSAHDISDGGLFITLAESSIYSGFGFDISTDESIRTDAFLFGEGQSRIVVTVRPGDEDNFLHEMMERDVDFSSLGTVMGDEMVIDEEIFLKVEEAKNLYNISLENLLK; this is translated from the coding sequence ATGTCAGCACTTGTGAAAGAAAAAGAAATTGAAGTAACTGTAGAAACAGCAAAAGAACTCGGACTTCTACCTGAAGAATTTGAAAAAATAAAAAAGGTTCTTGGCAGAAACCCAAATTTTACGGAGCTCAGTATTTATTCCGTGATGTGGAGTGAGCATTGCTCTTACAAAAATTCTATTAAGTGGCTGAAAACACTTCCGCGTGAAGGCAAAAATTTGCTGGCAAAAGCAGGAGAGGAAAATGCTGGATTGGTTGATATTGGAAACGGGCTTGCCTGCGCGTTCAAAATAGAATCACACAATCATCCTTCTGCGATTGAACCCTATCAAGGTGCGGCAACTGGCGTAGGAGGAATCAATCGCGATATTTTTACCATGGGCGCGCGCCCGATTGCACAATTAAATTCTTTGCGCTTCGGAGATTTACAGCTCGAAAAAACAAAGTGGCTGGTGAAAGGTGTTGTGAAAGGGATTGGTGATTACGGAAATGCTTTTGGAATTCCTACTGTTGGTGGGGAAGTTTATTTTGACGAATGCTACAATGTAAATCCTCTTGTGAATGCGATGAGTGCTGGAATTGTTAAAGTGGGTGAAACTGTTTCTGCGACATCGCATGGAGTTGGCAATAAAATTTACATCGTTGGATCCGCTACAGGCAAGGATGGAATTCACGGTGCTGCTTTCGCTTCAAAAGACATTACAGAAAATTCTGCTGATGACTTGCCTTCTGTTCAAGTGGGAGATCCGTTCCAGGAAAAAATTTTATTGGAAGCATCACTTGAAGTGGCGAAGACAGGTGCACTCATCGGAATGCAGGACATGGGTGCTGCGGGAATTACCTGCTCCACTTCTGAAATGTCGGCAAAAGGAGAACATGGAATGAAAATTTATCTCGACAAAGTCCCGCTCCGCCAGCAAAATATGGCTGCATGGGAAATTCTTCTCTCGGAATCGCAGGAAAGAATGCTGATGGTAACAAAGAAAGGAAAAGAAAAAATTGTTGAGCAGATTCTTGACAAATGGGATATTCCTTACGCTGTAATTGGAGTTGTTACGGATACAAAAAGGTTAGAATATTTTCTGGATGGAGAGTTAATTGCAGATGTTCCTGCTGAGTCGCTTGTGCTTGGTGGAGGAGCTCCTGTTTACTCGCGCGAATCAAAAGAACCCGCTTATTTTTCCGAGGCGAAAAAGTTTTCTGCAGAAAAAATTAATGAGCCAAAAGATTTAATAGAAGCAGGAAAGTTTTTGCTTTCTCATCCGAATATTTGTTCCAAGCGCTGGGTGTATCATCAGTATGATTCGATGGTAGGCACGGTGAATCAAAGTACCAATTCTCCATCTGATGCTGCGATTGTTAACTTGAAAGAAACGGAATGTGCGCTTGCGTTTAAGGTTGATTGCAATTCAAGATATGTTTATGCCGACCCTGAAATGGGCGCAGCCATAGCAGTTTCAGAGGCGGCAAGAAATATTGTCTGTTCTGGCGGAGAACCACTTGCGATTACAAACTGTTTGAACTTCGGCAACCCGTACAACCCAGAAGTATTTTGGCAGTTTGTGAGCGTGATAAAAGGAATGGGAGAGGCTTGCAAAAAATTTAATACTCCTGTTACTGGGGGAAATGTAAGTTTCTATAACCAGTCGTCTTATGAAGGACCTGTTTTTCCAACGCCTGTAATCGGAATGCTTGGAATACTTGACAAGAAAAATAAAATGACTCTTGACTTTAAGCAGGAAGGAGATTTGATTTATCTCATAGGAGAAATGCGTGATAATATTTCCTGTTCTGAATATCTTTATTCTTACCAAAAAGTGAAACTTTCTCCGGCTCCATATTTTAATTTGGAGGAAGAATTCAAAGTTCAAGAAGCTGTGAAAGAAGTGATAAAGAAAAATCTTATTCAATCAGCACACGACATTTCTGATGGTGGGTTGTTTATCACACTTGCAGAATCCTCTATTTACTCAGGGTTCGGATTTGACATCAGCACCGATGAATCCATCCGCACAGATGCTTTTCTTTTCGGAGAAGGGCAAAGCAGGATAGTAGTGACGGTTCGTCCTGGAGATGAAGACAATTTTCTTCATGAAATGATGGAACGCGATGTGGATTTCAGTTCTCTCGGAACGGTGATGGGAGATGAAATGGTGATAGATGAAGAAATATTTCTGAAAGTTGAAGAAGCAAAAAATTTATACAACATTTCGCTGGAAAATCTATTGAAATAA
- a CDS encoding DUF2225 domain-containing protein: MLLNKTITLTSFIFVIGVFSFAQKSRIDSLEQKLKIVQEDTGRINTLLEVVAILVDDNTTKAESYIKESLALSEKLSFKKGIAESNFYLGKLSENNSKYGEAISYLNKALKAYNEINDKKNVSSTLNKIGDIYWWLSDYQHALENYFNALKINEKLGNKKGIAMCYRNIGWVYNRQQNYEQALSFFQKSLDLYREVKDTIQTAILYSDMGTLYGYKKNHKLSLRFFLSALDVLKNTGKREGLAILYANLAIAYSNNHDPILAKQYVRKAFAIFSEANQKVRIAETYTTFGDIFLEEKNYDSVLYYAEKSLMFAREVNYRAQEKSSYNILAKAYAGLKKYKEAFEYNQKYNDLNDSLTSEESIKQVSEMQSLYETGKKEQQIELQNLEIAKQASDIKLQRVLLFSSLIGMIIFLAMAFMIWKEYKAKKKTSEELAVQKTIVDLKNKDITDSINYAQKIQEAVFSEKEIKYRLFPDAFVYFKPRDIVSGDFYWFAEKNGKRFIAAVDCTGHGVPGAFMSIIGNHLLNEIVLTNGILQPAEILNQLHKGVRNVLKQEEQKKQADGMDIALCCFNENNSIEFAGAHRPLYLVSNGTLKEIKADKFPIGGVEANEDKKFTNHTLNLQNGDVIYISSDGYSDQFGGTNGKKLMSKNFKELLLANANLTMPEQEKLLDNTIEKWKGSREQVDDILIIGIRV, translated from the coding sequence ATGCTTCTGAACAAAACCATCACTTTAACATCTTTCATATTCGTTATTGGAGTTTTTTCTTTTGCTCAAAAATCACGAATAGATTCTCTTGAACAAAAACTTAAGATTGTTCAAGAAGATACCGGTCGCATCAACACTCTTCTTGAAGTTGTTGCAATACTAGTTGATGATAACACTACAAAAGCTGAATCATACATTAAGGAAAGCTTAGCACTTTCTGAAAAATTATCTTTTAAAAAAGGAATAGCTGAGAGTAATTTTTATCTCGGAAAATTGTCTGAAAATAATTCGAAATATGGCGAAGCGATTTCTTATCTCAATAAAGCTCTCAAAGCCTATAATGAAATCAATGACAAGAAAAATGTTTCCTCCACGCTGAATAAAATCGGTGATATATACTGGTGGCTTTCCGATTATCAGCACGCGTTGGAAAATTATTTCAATGCACTGAAAATAAATGAAAAGTTAGGCAATAAAAAAGGAATCGCGATGTGCTATAGGAATATTGGCTGGGTGTACAATCGCCAGCAGAATTACGAACAGGCGCTGAGTTTTTTTCAAAAGTCGCTGGATTTATATCGGGAAGTTAAGGACACTATTCAAACTGCTATTCTCTACAGCGATATGGGTACGCTCTATGGCTACAAGAAAAATCATAAACTGTCTCTCCGTTTTTTTCTCAGCGCTTTGGATGTTCTGAAAAATACAGGTAAACGAGAAGGCCTTGCCATCCTTTACGCAAATCTCGCCATTGCCTATTCAAATAATCATGACCCGATTCTTGCAAAGCAATATGTCCGCAAAGCGTTTGCGATTTTTTCGGAGGCAAATCAAAAAGTGCGGATTGCGGAAACGTATACAACTTTTGGAGATATTTTTTTAGAAGAAAAAAATTATGATTCAGTTTTGTATTATGCGGAAAAGTCCCTGATGTTTGCCCGGGAAGTAAATTACAGGGCTCAGGAAAAAAGTTCTTACAACATTCTGGCAAAAGCGTATGCTGGTTTGAAAAAATATAAAGAAGCGTTTGAATACAATCAGAAATATAACGATTTGAATGACAGCTTAACTTCAGAAGAAAGTATTAAGCAAGTGAGTGAAATGCAATCGCTCTATGAAACCGGGAAAAAAGAACAACAAATCGAATTACAAAATTTAGAAATAGCAAAACAGGCATCTGACATCAAACTTCAACGCGTGCTTTTGTTTTCATCTCTTATCGGAATGATTATTTTCCTTGCGATGGCATTCATGATTTGGAAGGAATACAAAGCGAAGAAAAAAACAAGCGAGGAATTAGCTGTGCAGAAAACAATTGTTGACCTGAAAAACAAAGACATAACCGATAGCATCAACTATGCACAGAAAATTCAGGAAGCAGTTTTCTCCGAAAAAGAAATTAAATACAGATTATTTCCTGATGCCTTTGTGTATTTCAAACCCCGTGATATTGTTAGTGGCGATTTTTACTGGTTCGCTGAAAAAAACGGAAAACGATTTATCGCTGCGGTGGATTGCACAGGACACGGGGTGCCTGGCGCATTCATGAGCATCATCGGCAATCACCTGTTGAATGAGATTGTCCTTACGAACGGAATACTTCAGCCTGCAGAAATATTAAATCAGCTTCATAAAGGAGTTCGTAATGTTCTCAAACAGGAAGAGCAAAAGAAACAAGCAGATGGAATGGACATAGCACTTTGCTGTTTTAATGAAAATAATAGTATAGAATTTGCTGGTGCTCACCGTCCACTGTATTTGGTTTCGAATGGCACACTCAAAGAAATTAAAGCTGATAAATTTCCCATAGGAGGTGTGGAAGCAAACGAGGACAAAAAATTTACAAATCATACTTTGAATCTGCAAAATGGAGACGTGATTTATATTTCTTCCGATGGTTATTCCGACCAGTTTGGAGGAACGAATGGAAAAAAACTCATGAGCAAAAATTTTAAAGAGCTTCTGCTAGCCAATGCTAATCTCACAATGCCAGAACAGGAAAAACTTCTTGACAATACAATTGAAAAATGGAAGGGAAGCCGTGAGCAGGTGGATGACATTCTGATAATCGGAATCAGAGTATAA
- a CDS encoding glycosyltransferase produces the protein MKKVILSVTNDLTSEQRVHKVCMFLLNLGFDVMLVGRLRRNSFPLENRPYKTKRLFLFFDSGPMFYAEYNLRLFFYLLFHNADVLVANDLDALLANYLASKFKSSKLVHDSHEYFTGVPELEGRAFAKKTWKRIERRIFPKLKSIYTVNDSIARLYKDAYGVDVKVVRNFPLLIENEERVLKTKKELQLPEEKKIILYQGSVNVDRGLLEAVEAMQYVNDAVLLIVGDGDILEKVKAKALQLNLNEKVLFKKKVPFDELKHYTRHADLGISLDKDTNINYRFSLPNKIFDFVHAGVPVLASNLVEIKKIVDKHEIGEMVENHNPKHIAEKIIFMLNDSEIRKMWKENCLLASKEFCWQNEEYILNEIYSQFL, from the coding sequence ATGAAAAAGGTTATTCTTTCCGTTACCAACGACCTCACTTCAGAACAGCGTGTACACAAGGTTTGTATGTTTCTTTTAAATCTTGGTTTTGATGTAATGCTTGTCGGCAGATTAAGGAGAAACAGTTTTCCCTTAGAAAATCGCCCTTATAAAACGAAACGTTTGTTTCTTTTTTTTGATAGCGGGCCAATGTTCTATGCTGAATATAACCTGAGATTATTTTTTTACCTGCTTTTTCATAATGCGGATGTTTTAGTCGCAAACGATTTGGATGCGCTTCTTGCAAATTATCTTGCATCAAAATTTAAATCAAGTAAACTTGTTCACGATAGTCACGAATATTTTACGGGAGTTCCCGAGTTGGAAGGAAGAGCTTTTGCGAAAAAAACTTGGAAAAGGATAGAGAGAAGGATTTTTCCAAAACTGAAAAGCATTTATACGGTGAATGATTCCATAGCAAGATTATATAAAGATGCATACGGTGTTGATGTCAAAGTGGTCAGAAATTTTCCATTGCTCATAGAAAATGAAGAAAGAGTTTTGAAAACAAAAAAAGAATTACAGCTTCCTGAAGAAAAAAAAATAATTCTTTATCAGGGTTCGGTAAATGTGGACAGAGGGCTGCTCGAAGCGGTTGAAGCTATGCAATATGTAAATGATGCCGTGCTTTTGATTGTCGGTGATGGAGATATACTTGAAAAAGTAAAAGCAAAAGCTTTACAATTAAACCTAAATGAAAAAGTTCTTTTTAAAAAGAAAGTGCCATTTGATGAATTAAAGCATTATACCAGACATGCAGATCTGGGAATTTCTCTCGACAAAGACACGAATATTAATTACAGATTCAGTCTCCCGAATAAGATTTTTGATTTTGTCCATGCAGGGGTTCCTGTACTTGCTTCCAATCTTGTTGAGATCAAAAAAATAGTTGATAAACACGAAATTGGAGAGATGGTTGAAAATCATAACCCTAAACACATTGCTGAAAAAATAATTTTCATGCTGAATGATTCCGAAATAAGAAAAATGTGGAAAGAAAACTGTCTTCTTGCTTCAAAAGAATTCTGCTGGCAGAATGAGGAATATATTTTGAATGAGATATATTCCCAATTTCTTTGA
- a CDS encoding DUF2142 domain-containing protein — protein MLGILLAITYTVLFIFLIWKINFFRDESISRKIIVFVFLLKIVAGTILWLVYTRIYPDRLTADIFKYFDDGKVMYNALFSKPLDYFKMLLGIPDASLLHYYNDDMGHWTRPFNQGMYDENRTLIRFNALVDIFSFSNYHVHTVFICFLSLTGLMGIYKSFSSFLSNKKKELFAAIFLLPSVLFWGSGVLKEGLIVFFLGMVIYHYQKFIQEGVSAKRLCLVFIFLFLLSITKIYILLVLLPALIAHTWVVKTKNRFSEIKYAVVLIIYFSIGLVIPKYHFPFMLMEKQRQGIYMAQGGSYLGNQKLNKFVYIYPNIEKRIIRLKNNPGFCKIVPGIAYTSWNLTTHLDSMYVHSSSDTSTYWIFYDQPAAGSYIKIPLIEPTIPSIIKNAPLAFFNTAFRPHLLEAKNPLMIFSAIENIFILLFIFICMLFVSRKIQNRNMIYFCFSITVLLFALIGLTTPILGAVVRYKIPALPFFLITFLLLLDKEKLLHKFPFLKKFIG, from the coding sequence ATGCTTGGAATCCTTCTTGCAATTACCTACACAGTACTGTTTATTTTTCTTATCTGGAAAATAAACTTCTTCAGGGATGAATCTATTTCAAGAAAAATTATTGTTTTTGTTTTTCTTTTAAAAATAGTTGCCGGAACTATTTTATGGCTTGTGTATACACGCATTTATCCCGATCGATTAACTGCAGACATCTTTAAATATTTTGATGACGGCAAAGTAATGTATAATGCACTTTTTTCTAAGCCGCTGGACTATTTCAAAATGCTTTTGGGCATTCCTGATGCATCCTTGTTGCATTATTATAATGATGATATGGGTCACTGGACAAGACCATTTAACCAAGGGATGTATGACGAAAACAGAACGTTAATCCGCTTCAACGCACTGGTAGATATTTTTTCATTCAGCAACTACCACGTTCATACAGTTTTCATTTGTTTTTTATCGCTCACAGGGTTGATGGGAATTTACAAATCATTCTCTTCGTTTCTTTCAAATAAGAAAAAAGAATTATTCGCTGCTATTTTTCTTTTACCCTCCGTTCTCTTCTGGGGTTCTGGCGTATTGAAAGAAGGTTTGATTGTGTTCTTTTTAGGCATGGTCATTTACCATTATCAAAAATTCATTCAAGAAGGAGTTTCTGCCAAACGACTTTGTTTGGTATTTATTTTTTTGTTTTTATTATCTATTACTAAAATTTATATCCTGCTTGTTCTTCTCCCCGCTCTCATAGCGCATACATGGGTTGTAAAAACAAAAAATCGTTTTTCGGAAATAAAATATGCTGTCGTCCTGATTATTTATTTTTCCATTGGGCTAGTGATTCCAAAATATCATTTTCCTTTTATGCTGATGGAAAAGCAGCGGCAGGGAATTTATATGGCGCAAGGAGGCAGCTATCTGGGAAATCAGAAACTGAACAAATTTGTTTACATATATCCGAATATTGAAAAACGTATTATCCGCCTGAAAAATAATCCCGGATTCTGCAAAATAGTTCCGGGCATTGCATATACATCATGGAATTTAACAACTCATCTTGATTCAATGTATGTGCATAGTTCCTCTGACACTTCTACTTATTGGATTTTCTATGACCAGCCGGCCGCAGGGAGTTACATTAAAATTCCTCTTATAGAACCCACCATTCCAAGCATTATCAAAAACGCACCGCTTGCTTTCTTCAATACAGCATTTCGACCACATCTTCTTGAAGCAAAAAACCCGTTGATGATTTTTTCTGCCATAGAAAATATTTTTATTTTATTATTTATTTTCATTTGCATGTTATTCGTTTCTCGGAAAATTCAAAATAGGAACATGATTTATTTCTGTTTTAGCATAACCGTTTTACTTTTTGCATTAATCGGACTAACAACACCTATTCTGGGAGCCGTAGTCAGGTATAAAATTCCTGCACTTCCTTTCTTTCTAATTACTTTTCTCTTACTACTTGACAAAGAAAAACTCCTGCATAAGTTTCCTTTTCTGAAAAAATTTATCGGATAG
- a CDS encoding amino acid permease: MNFSDLFRKKSISGILKQIEAGESDAEHVSLAKHLGVRDLTAFGIAAIIGAGIFSTIGTASADGGPGVIFLFAFTAIACGFAGFAYAEFASMVPVSGSAYTYSYVAFGELIAWVIGWALIMEYAVGNVTVAVSWSDYFTGLLDSIHIGSIQGFHVPEWASIDYVSASSHFQSATDSLAIGKTITQLPTSMQTGYNAWVNSPSMGGFHLIADLPAIAIIIFITWLVYIGIKETRNASNAMVVIKLCVVLLVISVGIFHVDTENWNPFLPNGVGGVLKGVSSVFFAYIGFDAISTTAEECKNPRRDLPRGMMYAIIICTILYILVALVLTGMVKYDQLAVGDPLAFVFGRLNMHWFSGIIAVSAVIAMTSVLLVFQMGQPRIWMSMSRDGLLPKKFAKIHRKYKTPSFATVVTGFVVAIPTLFIPSEEVLNLCSMGTLFAFVLVCAGVLKLRNNPEAPKGKFKTPYLNAKFIMPALSVLSGVLVFIYAKNWMDNFLSFGDWGSFKDKIPMWLFLILALIMSVLSFTKNLSLIPVLGLIFCFYMMAQIPLSSWFGFMIWLIIGLVIYFSFGIRNSKLNKTAA, from the coding sequence ATGAATTTCTCCGACTTATTCCGAAAAAAATCAATTTCAGGTATTCTTAAGCAGATTGAAGCAGGAGAATCAGATGCCGAACATGTTTCACTCGCAAAACATCTTGGTGTTCGTGATTTAACAGCTTTCGGAATTGCCGCCATAATTGGAGCAGGAATTTTTTCCACCATTGGCACTGCCAGCGCTGACGGGGGTCCAGGAGTAATTTTTCTTTTTGCCTTCACAGCGATTGCCTGCGGATTTGCCGGTTTCGCCTATGCTGAATTTGCTTCGATGGTTCCTGTTTCCGGAAGCGCTTACACTTATTCTTACGTTGCGTTCGGAGAACTCATCGCATGGGTTATCGGATGGGCGCTCATTATGGAATATGCTGTGGGAAATGTTACAGTTGCAGTTTCCTGGTCGGATTATTTTACAGGTCTTCTTGATTCCATTCATATCGGCTCCATACAAGGCTTTCATGTCCCGGAATGGGCAAGCATTGATTATGTTTCTGCTTCAAGTCATTTTCAATCTGCAACAGATTCTCTCGCAATAGGAAAAACAATTACTCAGTTGCCCACGAGCATGCAAACAGGATACAACGCATGGGTGAATTCTCCATCCATGGGTGGATTTCATCTGATTGCAGACCTTCCGGCAATCGCAATAATTATTTTCATCACATGGTTGGTTTATATCGGAATCAAAGAAACCCGCAATGCAAGCAATGCAATGGTGGTAATAAAACTTTGTGTAGTTCTACTTGTGATTTCCGTTGGAATATTTCATGTAGATACTGAAAATTGGAATCCATTTTTACCGAATGGTGTGGGGGGAGTTCTTAAAGGAGTATCCTCTGTATTTTTTGCATACATCGGCTTTGATGCGATTTCAACTACTGCCGAAGAATGTAAAAATCCAAGACGTGATTTGCCGAGAGGAATGATGTATGCCATAATTATTTGTACTATACTTTATATTTTAGTGGCGCTCGTTCTCACCGGAATGGTGAAGTACGACCAACTTGCTGTTGGAGATCCGCTTGCTTTTGTTTTCGGAAGATTGAACATGCATTGGTTTTCAGGAATCATTGCTGTAAGCGCAGTAATAGCGATGACGAGCGTGCTTCTCGTTTTTCAAATGGGTCAGCCGAGAATATGGATGAGCATGAGCCGCGATGGATTGTTGCCAAAAAAATTCGCAAAGATTCACAGGAAATATAAAACTCCCTCTTTTGCTACAGTCGTAACTGGATTTGTGGTTGCTATTCCTACTTTATTTATTCCGAGTGAAGAAGTATTGAACCTTTGCTCGATGGGAACTTTGTTTGCGTTTGTGCTTGTATGTGCAGGCGTCCTGAAACTCCGGAATAACCCTGAAGCACCAAAGGGAAAATTCAAAACTCCATACCTGAACGCAAAATTCATCATGCCTGCTCTATCCGTTCTCTCCGGAGTTTTGGTTTTTATTTACGCGAAGAATTGGATGGATAATTTTCTTTCCTTCGGTGATTGGGGTTCTTTCAAAGATAAAATCCCTATGTGGTTATTTTTAATTCTTGCTTTAATAATGTCGGTTTTATCTTTTACGAAGAATCTTTCACTCATTCCTGTTCTCGGATTGATTTTCTGTTTCTACATGATGGCACAAATTCCGCTTTCAAGCTGGTTCGGATTTATGATTTGGTTGATAATTGGATTGGTAATTTATTTTTCATTTGGAATCAGGAATAGCAAATTAAATAAAACAGCAGCATGA